The Sulfurimonas hydrogeniphila genome includes a window with the following:
- a CDS encoding metal-sulfur cluster assembly factor, which yields MSDIRDISPQESEARVIEELKKIYDPELPVDIYNLGLIYDVKCEKDPVSKLNRCKVVMTLTAPTCSMSQVIIDMVKNIANTIEDGSVEELDVEVVYDPPWDQSKMSEEAKLAMGML from the coding sequence ATGAGCGATATAAGAGATATAAGTCCGCAAGAGAGCGAAGCACGGGTTATTGAAGAATTAAAGAAGATATATGATCCTGAACTTCCGGTAGATATTTACAATCTTGGTCTGATTTATGATGTCAAGTGTGAAAAAGATCCGGTGAGCAAATTAAACAGATGCAAAGTTGTCATGACGCTTACCGCACCAACCTGTTCGATGAGCCAGGTCATTATAGATATGGTGAAAAATATTGCCAATACGATAGAAGACGGTTCCGTTGAAGAACTTGATGTTGAGGTCGTGTATGATCCGCCATGGGATCAAAGCAAGATGAGCGAAGAGGCAAAACTTGCTATGGGGATGCTGTAA
- a CDS encoding molybdopterin molybdotransferase MoeA, with translation MTVSIEKALELIYTNTKRKSLKILPIEEALGYVLAENITATHNLPPYDNSAMDGYAVKIEDSDKCVTVSCTIFAGDDFQGELRHGEAIKIMTGARIPLGTQCIVPVEDTQECQNGVKLPDNLVISKHIRLSGEDIKKETLLLCVGDKIDAHQITLLASQGISHVKVYKKPRVALFASGNELKMHFEQITEYQLYNTNTPTLLSRVKELGCEVEFIGTAADTLEDIHTHIRSALDCDFIITSGGVSVGDADFTKEAFGAFGYEILFDKVAIKPGKPTTFGKIGNKVILNLPGNPLAAALNFELFGRSIIYAMSGQKDKYINPITAKMKNDVTLRAGRRTVIPGYFDGEYFTVCEQYAPGMISPLAEANSFIITDENCTEIPKETPVKTISTKFSFCSADFIPLS, from the coding sequence ATGACTGTAAGCATTGAAAAAGCACTCGAACTGATTTATACAAATACGAAACGAAAATCGCTCAAAATACTGCCCATTGAAGAAGCTTTGGGCTATGTACTTGCCGAAAATATTACAGCAACACACAATCTCCCGCCTTATGACAATTCCGCGATGGACGGGTATGCGGTAAAGATAGAAGACTCTGACAAATGTGTTACGGTGTCTTGTACAATTTTTGCAGGGGATGATTTTCAGGGTGAACTCAGACACGGAGAAGCCATCAAAATCATGACAGGAGCAAGAATTCCGCTTGGAACCCAGTGTATCGTACCGGTTGAAGATACACAGGAGTGCCAAAACGGTGTCAAACTTCCCGACAATCTTGTCATCTCAAAGCATATCCGTCTCAGCGGTGAAGATATCAAAAAAGAGACTCTCTTGCTCTGTGTCGGTGACAAAATCGATGCGCATCAGATTACACTGCTCGCATCCCAGGGCATCAGCCATGTCAAAGTGTACAAAAAGCCCCGTGTCGCTCTGTTTGCTTCAGGGAATGAACTGAAAATGCACTTTGAGCAGATTACAGAGTATCAACTCTACAATACAAATACACCGACTCTCCTCTCCCGTGTCAAAGAACTCGGCTGTGAAGTGGAGTTTATCGGTACTGCCGCAGATACCCTCGAAGATATTCATACACACATAAGGAGTGCACTTGACTGTGATTTTATCATTACAAGCGGCGGAGTAAGTGTCGGAGATGCCGACTTTACAAAAGAGGCGTTTGGCGCCTTCGGGTATGAAATTCTTTTTGACAAAGTAGCCATCAAACCTGGAAAACCGACTACTTTTGGAAAAATCGGAAACAAAGTCATCTTGAATCTGCCTGGAAATCCGCTCGCAGCAGCTCTAAATTTTGAGCTTTTCGGAAGAAGCATTATTTATGCAATGAGCGGACAAAAAGACAAATACATCAACCCCATTACTGCCAAAATGAAAAATGATGTCACACTGCGCGCAGGAAGAAGAACAGTCATTCCCGGCTATTTTGACGGTGAATATTTTACGGTTTGTGAGCAGTATGCTCCGGGAATGATTTCTCCTCTCGCAGAGGCGAACAGTTTTATCATCACTGATGAAAACTGTACAGAAATTCCAAAAGAAACCCCGGTAAAGACAATCAGTACAAAGTTCAGCTTCTGCAGTGCAGACTTTATACCTTTAAGTTAG
- a CDS encoding SufD family Fe-S cluster assembly protein, which produces MKQIVLANILANLSSVVSQETAAAASRLQLLGLPTKKTEQYRYFPIEKLLNAEYRAIAKKESEIEEADFVEIVDGVVVRAPKGLKIGYTKRRTIAEEHFDPLYYLGHLLSLEVIEINFENDSSIKILHRYTQENALIAYRVVVQTAPNIKVTLSESFIGCDAKESLVLYGCDIRLQRDTRFTFIKDETLVEGIYIPVHSHYIELAEQSSADFFSFDFGNADGLQLIQAKLMHSSDFRAHHLLYTKGESKRGTVSQIVHAAREAKSSQKAKTILGESGRGIFDALIKIKAEGSGTKAYQNSQAVLLNDGAYMASKPQLEIYIDDVEASHGSTIGELDAQQLFYLRSRGIMLEEARKMLILAFANEIIDAIEDEKTRENVHLSFEKVYYGHGQLECIATCHHCCETVFGEEL; this is translated from the coding sequence ATGAAACAGATAGTTTTGGCAAATATTTTAGCAAATCTTTCTTCTGTGGTCTCACAAGAAACAGCAGCTGCGGCATCCCGTCTGCAACTACTCGGACTGCCTACGAAAAAAACAGAGCAGTACCGGTATTTTCCTATTGAAAAACTCCTCAATGCAGAGTACAGAGCAATCGCAAAAAAAGAGTCTGAAATTGAAGAAGCTGATTTTGTGGAGATAGTTGATGGTGTTGTAGTACGTGCGCCAAAGGGCTTGAAAATCGGCTATACAAAGAGGCGTACTATTGCTGAAGAACATTTTGACCCGCTCTATTATCTTGGGCATCTGCTCTCTTTGGAAGTCATTGAAATCAATTTTGAAAATGACAGCAGCATAAAGATTTTACACAGATATACCCAGGAAAATGCGCTTATTGCCTACAGGGTAGTTGTGCAGACTGCACCAAATATAAAAGTGACACTTTCTGAATCTTTTATAGGCTGTGATGCAAAAGAGAGTTTGGTGCTCTACGGCTGTGATATCCGCCTTCAAAGAGATACGCGATTCACTTTTATAAAAGATGAAACACTCGTTGAGGGTATCTATATACCGGTCCATTCACATTATATAGAGCTGGCAGAACAAAGCAGTGCAGACTTTTTCAGTTTTGATTTTGGCAATGCCGACGGGCTTCAGTTAATACAGGCAAAACTGATGCACTCAAGTGATTTCAGGGCACATCATCTTTTATATACAAAGGGAGAGAGCAAAAGAGGCACAGTTTCCCAGATTGTGCATGCGGCAAGGGAGGCAAAAAGTTCCCAAAAAGCAAAAACAATTTTAGGAGAGAGCGGACGGGGAATTTTTGATGCGCTCATTAAAATCAAAGCAGAAGGGAGCGGTACAAAAGCCTACCAAAACTCCCAGGCCGTTTTACTCAATGACGGGGCCTACATGGCGAGTAAACCACAGTTGGAAATTTATATAGATGATGTGGAAGCCAGTCACGGTTCAACGATAGGGGAGCTTGATGCACAACAGCTTTTTTATCTTCGCTCACGTGGTATTATGCTTGAAGAGGCCAGAAAAATGTTGATTTTGGCTTTTGCAAATGAAATCATTGATGCGATAGAAGATGAAAAAACAAGAGAAAATGTGCACCTTTCTTTTGAAAAGGTTTATTACGGTCATGGACAGTTGGAGTGTATAGCCACCTGCCATCACTGCTGTGAGACTGTGTTTGGAGAAGAGTTGTGA
- a CDS encoding SufE family protein produces the protein MSVRDKVNYYKEDLEMFETPNEKFEYIFDLGKKHTVLPEEEKNEATFIEGCSSPAWLVGECKDGKLVLRGEGSSEMAKGMLSLLLDIFSGQEVDDILAFDSKELEKLGIVEHLSPVRQQSLEAFLNKVYSYAKRCKEEEK, from the coding sequence GTGAGTGTTAGGGACAAAGTAAATTATTACAAAGAAGATCTGGAGATGTTTGAAACACCAAACGAAAAGTTTGAATATATTTTTGATTTGGGAAAAAAACACACTGTCTTGCCTGAAGAAGAAAAAAATGAAGCAACATTTATAGAAGGCTGTTCTTCTCCTGCCTGGCTTGTCGGTGAGTGTAAAGATGGTAAGCTTGTTTTAAGAGGTGAGGGCAGCAGTGAAATGGCAAAGGGAATGCTGAGTCTGCTTTTAGATATTTTCAGCGGACAGGAGGTGGATGATATTCTTGCCTTTGATTCCAAAGAGCTTGAAAAACTGGGAATAGTCGAGCACCTTTCTCCTGTACGTCAACAGAGTTTAGAGGCTTTTTTAAACAAAGTATACAGTTATGCAAAAAGATGCAAAGAGGAGGAAAAATGA
- a CDS encoding 16S rRNA (uracil(1498)-N(3))-methyltransferase, whose protein sequence is MVYLFNAEAGKDSLHVKSEDFKYLIKVRRHKVGDELGFRNKEDIERLHIYRLQKIEPRTAVFERISSEILRVKAEKELHIGWCVIDNRSVEKVLASLNETGVKKITFIYCERSQKNFKPDFKRFERILQASNQQCGRTEFMEFATCKGLETFIKENPDTKVFDFTDKILECESDFTTVLIGCEGGFSAKEKEFLKNQEVFRLDTPMILRSESAVLAVASKILL, encoded by the coding sequence ATGGTATATCTTTTCAATGCAGAAGCAGGCAAAGACTCTTTACATGTAAAGAGCGAAGATTTTAAATATCTTATAAAAGTACGCCGCCACAAAGTCGGTGACGAACTGGGTTTTCGCAATAAAGAAGATATAGAGAGGCTGCATATATACAGGTTGCAGAAAATCGAACCAAGAACGGCAGTGTTTGAGCGTATTTCTTCAGAAATCCTGAGAGTCAAAGCAGAAAAAGAGTTGCATATCGGCTGGTGTGTCATTGACAACAGGTCTGTTGAAAAAGTACTGGCAAGTCTGAACGAAACAGGGGTGAAAAAGATTACTTTCATCTACTGCGAGCGCAGTCAGAAAAACTTTAAGCCTGATTTCAAGCGGTTTGAACGGATTTTGCAGGCTTCAAATCAGCAGTGCGGGCGTACAGAGTTTATGGAATTTGCTACATGTAAAGGGCTTGAAACATTTATCAAAGAAAATCCGGATACAAAAGTTTTTGATTTTACAGACAAAATACTGGAGTGTGAGAGTGATTTTACAACAGTACTGATAGGCTGTGAGGGCGGGTTTTCAGCCAAAGAAAAAGAGTTTTTGAAAAATCAGGAAGTGTTCCGGCTGGATACACCTATGATTCTTCGTTCTGAGAGTGCAGTTTTAGCAGTTGCAAGCAAAATATTGCTTTAA
- the sufB gene encoding Fe-S cluster assembly protein SufB, which yields MAQEEINKAVSGEYKLGFEIDIEQDTLPPGLNETTVRFISQKKNEPEWMTQWRLNALEKWQKMQEPHWAHVTYEPIDYQSISYFSAPKKGANSLDEVDPKILEAYKKLGIPLDEQKQLQGIAVDAVVDSVSVKTTFSEELKKHGIIFCSISEALQDYPELVKKYMFSVVPMNDNYYAALNAAVFTDGTFVYIPKGVRCPMELSTYFRINALNTGQFERTLIVADEGSYVSYNEGCSAPMRDDSQLHAAVVELIAMRDAEIKYSTIQNWYPGDKEGKGGIYNFVTKRGLCKGDNAKISWTQVETGSVITWKYPSCILQGDNSVGEFYSVAVTTLAQQADTGTKMIHLGKNTSSTIISKGISAMRGQNSYRGLVKMAAKAEGAHNRSECDSLLIGSECGAHTFPYLENKSAHAKVEHEATTTKISDEQLFYLRQRGISEEDAVSMIVHGFCKEVFNQLPMEYAVEAKALLELTLEGSVG from the coding sequence ATGGCACAGGAAGAGATTAACAAAGCTGTCTCGGGCGAGTATAAACTCGGATTTGAGATAGATATAGAACAGGACACACTGCCTCCCGGGTTAAATGAAACAACCGTTCGTTTCATTTCCCAAAAGAAAAATGAACCGGAGTGGATGACGCAGTGGCGCTTAAATGCTCTTGAAAAATGGCAGAAAATGCAAGAGCCCCACTGGGCACATGTAACTTACGAACCTATAGACTACCAATCAATTTCTTATTTTTCGGCTCCAAAAAAGGGAGCAAATTCTCTTGATGAAGTTGATCCAAAAATTCTTGAAGCCTATAAAAAACTCGGCATTCCTTTGGATGAACAAAAACAGCTGCAGGGGATTGCCGTAGATGCCGTTGTGGATTCTGTTTCTGTAAAAACCACATTTTCTGAGGAGTTGAAAAAGCACGGGATTATCTTTTGTTCTATTTCTGAGGCCCTGCAGGATTATCCTGAACTTGTTAAAAAGTATATGTTCAGTGTCGTACCGATGAATGACAACTATTATGCAGCCCTGAATGCTGCTGTTTTTACAGACGGCACCTTTGTCTACATTCCAAAAGGGGTTCGCTGTCCGATGGAGTTGAGTACCTACTTTCGTATCAATGCACTCAACACAGGACAGTTTGAGAGAACACTGATTGTTGCAGACGAAGGAAGTTATGTAAGCTACAATGAAGGCTGTTCCGCACCAATGCGGGATGATTCACAGCTGCATGCCGCAGTTGTGGAACTGATTGCGATGAGGGATGCGGAAATCAAATATTCTACCATTCAAAACTGGTATCCCGGTGACAAAGAGGGCAAAGGCGGCATTTACAACTTTGTTACCAAACGCGGTCTTTGCAAGGGAGACAATGCGAAAATTTCCTGGACGCAGGTGGAGACCGGTTCCGTCATCACCTGGAAGTATCCAAGCTGTATTTTGCAGGGAGACAACAGTGTGGGTGAGTTTTATTCAGTTGCCGTGACAACGCTTGCACAGCAGGCAGATACAGGAACAAAGATGATTCACCTGGGAAAAAATACAAGTTCTACCATCATCTCAAAAGGAATTTCTGCGATGCGGGGACAGAACAGTTATCGCGGACTAGTCAAAATGGCGGCCAAAGCTGAAGGTGCACACAATCGAAGCGAATGTGATTCCCTGCTTATAGGAAGCGAGTGCGGGGCACATACATTTCCTTATTTGGAGAACAAAAGTGCCCATGCCAAGGTTGAACATGAGGCAACAACAACAAAAATCAGCGACGAACAGCTTTTTTATCTGCGTCAACGGGGTATCAGCGAAGAGGATGCTGTGAGCATGATAGTACACGGATTTTGTAAAGAGGTGTTTAACCAACTGCCGATGGAGTACGCGGTAGAAGCCAAAGCGCTCTTAGAATTAACATTGGAGGGAAGTGTAGGATGA
- the rlmB gene encoding 23S rRNA (guanosine(2251)-2'-O)-methyltransferase RlmB, whose product MLIYAKQPIYYLINNYPQKIKTLYLAKELEKKEYSRLMKMDFAIKRIPNEAAVKMSKNANHQGFLAEVEDYKLHNYQTFLDKEFVVVLAGLTDVGNIGAIVRSAYALGVDAIIVSGIKHLAVEPLLRTSTGALFDMPLAVENNIHNLLNDFKMSGFVSYGADMGGIDIREAKIAKKRLLVLGNEGEGLTARVSAKLDNIVSIKMAHDFDSLNVSVAGAILMDRMRYEQ is encoded by the coding sequence ATGTTAATTTATGCCAAACAACCAATATATTATCTTATCAACAACTATCCGCAAAAAATAAAGACTCTGTATCTTGCAAAAGAACTTGAGAAAAAAGAGTACTCCCGCCTTATGAAAATGGATTTTGCAATTAAACGCATTCCAAATGAAGCAGCCGTTAAAATGAGTAAAAATGCCAATCACCAGGGATTTTTGGCTGAAGTTGAAGATTACAAACTCCATAATTACCAGACATTTTTAGACAAAGAGTTTGTAGTTGTTTTGGCAGGGCTCACAGATGTCGGCAATATTGGCGCCATTGTACGAAGTGCTTATGCCTTGGGTGTGGATGCGATTATTGTCAGCGGGATCAAACATCTTGCTGTTGAACCATTGCTCCGTACAAGTACCGGTGCACTTTTTGATATGCCTTTGGCTGTTGAAAATAACATACATAACTTATTGAATGATTTTAAGATGTCCGGTTTTGTCAGCTATGGTGCTGATATGGGCGGTATTGATATCAGAGAAGCAAAAATTGCGAAAAAAAGGCTTTTGGTCCTGGGCAATGAAGGAGAAGGTCTGACCGCAAGAGTAAGCGCAAAATTAGACAATATAGTCAGTATAAAAATGGCACATGATTTTGATTCACTGAATGTAAGTGTTGCCGGAGCTATTTTAATGGACAGGATGAGATATGAACAATGA
- the rpmE gene encoding 50S ribosomal protein L31: protein MKKGIHPQLVDCTVTCACGNSFVTKSQKPEMRIDICNECHPFFTGEERMVDTAGRIEKFNARYNKK from the coding sequence ATGAAAAAAGGTATTCACCCTCAGTTAGTTGACTGTACTGTAACATGTGCATGTGGAAATAGTTTTGTAACAAAAAGCCAAAAGCCGGAAATGAGAATTGATATTTGTAATGAATGTCACCCGTTCTTTACAGGCGAAGAGCGTATGGTTGATACGGCTGGTCGTATCGAGAAATTTAACGCACGTTACAATAAAAAATAA
- the rsmI gene encoding 16S rRNA (cytidine(1402)-2'-O)-methyltransferase: MLTLVPTPIGNIGDISLRAIDALRNADTLLCEDTRVTKKLIHILKERYNTEFKENQKFIALHSHNEQSFVEKLSPSFFEQNIVYVSDAGMPGVSDPGQALVAYCLEHDISYDVLPGANAVLTAFVASGFCETKMLFLGFLDHKGSSRSEGLQRALHSGYTTVLYESPHRLEKLLLEIAKEAPEREIFLCKELSKKYQRYLRGTAAEIVVKLDGNFRGEWVVVIQAANEQNSSAVSENDILALDLPKKVQAKLISKITGENTKEIYQRLM, from the coding sequence TTGCTGACTCTTGTTCCAACTCCGATTGGAAACATCGGCGATATTTCACTCAGAGCGATTGATGCTCTGAGAAATGCCGATACACTTTTATGCGAAGACACCCGCGTTACCAAAAAACTCATCCATATTCTTAAAGAACGCTATAATACAGAATTTAAAGAGAACCAAAAGTTTATTGCTCTGCATTCTCATAATGAACAAAGTTTTGTTGAAAAACTTTCTCCCTCTTTTTTTGAGCAAAATATTGTCTATGTCAGTGATGCCGGCATGCCCGGTGTGAGTGATCCCGGACAGGCCTTGGTTGCCTATTGTCTGGAACATGATATTTCCTATGATGTGCTTCCTGGTGCCAATGCCGTGCTTACTGCTTTTGTTGCCAGTGGATTTTGTGAAACAAAAATGCTGTTTTTAGGATTTTTGGACCATAAAGGAAGCAGTCGCAGTGAAGGTTTGCAGCGTGCTTTGCACAGTGGCTATACAACAGTTTTATATGAGTCCCCCCACCGTTTGGAAAAACTGCTTTTAGAAATTGCAAAAGAAGCACCTGAAAGAGAAATATTTCTGTGTAAAGAGCTGAGTAAGAAATATCAAAGATACCTGCGTGGCACTGCAGCTGAAATAGTTGTAAAACTTGATGGAAATTTTCGTGGCGAATGGGTTGTGGTGATTCAGGCAGCCAATGAACAAAACAGTTCTGCCGTTAGTGAAAACGATATACTGGCACTGGACTTGCCTAAAAAAGTGCAGGCAAAACTTATCAGTAAAATTACAGGTGAAAATACAAAAGAGATCTATCAAAGATTAATGTAA
- a CDS encoding 6-pyruvoyl trahydropterin synthase family protein, with the protein MIIRKLFKFENAHIVRGCSTVKCRSSIHGHSYKVELLFASNFLDNGQMVYDFGLMKQNMKDLVESFDHAIALWRDDDPEFVRDMKKHSARWVQLPVSPSAEQFSRVIFVMIERLLSLTSTQNGEKEVRLESVIVHETATGYAQCFREDAHSKNMGEIKLEEIVFSVQVLEDFKDKDLFEKIKRGETFLNPASV; encoded by the coding sequence ATGATTATCAGAAAACTTTTTAAATTTGAAAATGCACATATTGTACGGGGATGCTCAACTGTAAAATGCAGAAGTTCGATTCACGGGCACTCTTACAAAGTGGAACTGCTTTTTGCATCCAACTTTTTGGATAACGGACAGATGGTCTATGATTTTGGACTGATGAAGCAAAACATGAAAGATCTCGTGGAGAGTTTTGATCATGCGATTGCTCTGTGGCGTGATGATGATCCGGAGTTTGTCCGTGATATGAAAAAACACTCTGCGCGATGGGTCCAATTGCCGGTGTCGCCTTCTGCAGAGCAGTTTTCACGCGTCATTTTTGTGATGATAGAGAGACTTTTGTCGCTTACATCAACACAAAACGGAGAAAAAGAAGTACGCCTTGAGAGCGTCATAGTGCATGAAACAGCCACAGGTTATGCACAATGTTTTCGTGAAGATGCCCACTCAAAAAACATGGGTGAAATCAAGCTTGAAGAGATTGTTTTTTCTGTGCAGGTTTTAGAGGATTTTAAAGATAAAGACCTATTTGAAAAGATAAAAAGAGGAGAAACTTTTTTAAATCCTGCAAGTGTCTGA
- a CDS encoding sensor domain-containing diguanylate cyclase gives MKSYNIIYKDEKTFQKFVKKYKLKEEKALLVQVLSGITEEEFCLSLAQFIKKELPYANIIGTTTAGGIANAVMYDKEVVLSLSLFKKSTVASKLYSFEDDFNVAMMQKALVRENTKAMIIFSDGFKSNAEALIENIHRTMPDIVIAGGRAGDEFFQKTFVFDEKNYSDNGCVIATLSGEELHAKSDYILAWTPIGKEMIVTKAQETVLYELDGIPVLDIYKRYLGKHILEKIPEACAPFPLLLKKGDITVARDPIAVTQEGFLQYAGRFEVGDVVRFGFADIEDLTDHLDELYGALSRHCAETIFIYSCVARKALLGEKLEDELGVLEAIAPTGGFFTFGEFFQSSEMAELLNVTTTALFLSESDYTECEKKSFAPKHTFDSIKKSLTHLVKMTSQELETLTIHDPLTALYNRQEYIRIVTKKIKSAKRYGEVFGMMMIDIDFFKLVNDNYGHDVGDHVLKKIAQILLKNVREDDFVARWGGEEFIIVKNAKVEALEKVAQKIQKKMLQESFAPVPKVTLSFGLTLYCEGDDEDALFKRVDNALYRAKENGRNQYIIG, from the coding sequence ATGAAGAGTTATAATATAATTTATAAAGATGAAAAAACATTTCAAAAATTTGTAAAAAAGTATAAACTGAAAGAGGAAAAGGCACTTCTTGTTCAGGTATTGAGCGGGATTACAGAGGAAGAGTTCTGTCTCTCTCTTGCACAGTTTATCAAAAAAGAACTCCCCTATGCAAATATCATCGGTACCACAACGGCCGGCGGCATAGCGAATGCTGTCATGTATGACAAAGAAGTTGTGCTCTCTTTGAGTCTCTTTAAAAAAAGTACAGTCGCTTCGAAACTTTACTCTTTTGAAGATGATTTTAATGTTGCAATGATGCAAAAAGCGCTGGTACGGGAAAATACAAAAGCGATGATAATTTTCAGTGACGGATTTAAAAGTAACGCTGAAGCATTGATAGAAAATATTCACAGGACCATGCCAGATATTGTCATTGCAGGAGGAAGAGCCGGTGATGAATTTTTTCAAAAAACATTTGTTTTTGACGAGAAAAATTACAGTGACAACGGATGTGTGATAGCAACATTAAGCGGTGAGGAACTGCATGCCAAGAGTGATTATATTCTTGCCTGGACCCCTATCGGCAAAGAGATGATAGTGACAAAAGCACAAGAGACAGTTTTGTATGAACTTGACGGAATCCCTGTTTTGGACATATACAAGAGATACCTGGGCAAGCATATTTTGGAAAAAATTCCTGAAGCATGTGCTCCTTTTCCTTTGTTGCTGAAAAAAGGAGACATTACTGTAGCGCGGGATCCTATTGCTGTGACGCAAGAGGGCTTTTTGCAGTATGCAGGCAGATTTGAAGTAGGCGATGTTGTGCGGTTTGGTTTTGCCGACATTGAAGATTTGACAGATCATCTTGATGAACTCTACGGTGCTTTGAGCCGGCACTGCGCAGAAACAATCTTTATATATTCCTGTGTCGCACGAAAAGCACTTTTAGGAGAAAAACTCGAAGATGAACTGGGTGTTTTGGAAGCCATTGCACCGACAGGCGGTTTTTTTACTTTTGGTGAATTCTTTCAATCTTCTGAGATGGCAGAGTTGTTAAATGTCACGACAACAGCGCTCTTCTTGTCAGAATCAGACTATACAGAGTGCGAGAAAAAAAGTTTTGCACCAAAGCATACTTTTGACTCTATAAAAAAATCATTAACCCATCTGGTCAAGATGACATCCCAGGAGTTGGAAACCCTGACCATTCATGATCCTCTGACTGCCTTGTATAACCGACAGGAGTATATCCGTATAGTTACAAAGAAGATAAAAAGTGCAAAACGGTATGGCGAAGTGTTTGGCATGATGATGATTGATATAGACTTTTTTAAACTGGTCAATGACAATTACGGACACGATGTCGGAGATCATGTCTTGAAAAAAATTGCACAAATTTTGCTGAAAAATGTACGTGAGGATGATTTCGTTGCACGATGGGGCGGCGAAGAATTTATTATTGTGAAAAACGCCAAAGTAGAAGCTTTGGAAAAAGTAGCACAGAAGATTCAGAAAAAAATGCTTCAGGAATCTTTTGCGCCGGTGCCAAAGGTGACGCTTTCCTTCGGATTAACGCTTTACTGTGAGGGAGATGATGAGGATGCACTCTTTAAACGTGTAGACAATGCACTCTACAGAGCAAAAGAGAATGGAAGAAATCAGTATATCATCGGATAA
- the sufC gene encoding Fe-S cluster assembly ATPase SufC: MMEIKNLHANIGEKNILKGLNLSLETGKVHVIMGPNGAGKSTLSKAIVGHYDISVGEGDIVYKGESIVEEAPEMRALKGIFLSFQNPVEIPGVSNAYFLRTAVNAKRKFEGKEELNAAEFLREAKRLATELGMKPELITRSLNEGFSGGEKKRNETLQMLMLEPDFIILDEIDSGLDIDALRAVSEGINKIRDEKRTFLIITHYSRILEYVKPDYVHVLKDGRIVKTAGPELVAELEEKGYTTLEEF, translated from the coding sequence ATGATGGAAATAAAAAATTTGCATGCAAATATAGGTGAAAAAAATATTTTAAAAGGATTGAATCTTTCACTCGAAACAGGGAAAGTTCATGTCATTATGGGGCCAAACGGTGCAGGGAAGTCGACACTCTCCAAAGCCATTGTCGGGCATTATGATATCAGTGTCGGTGAGGGCGATATTGTTTACAAAGGAGAAAGTATTGTTGAAGAAGCACCGGAAATGCGTGCGCTCAAAGGTATATTTTTAAGTTTTCAAAATCCTGTAGAGATTCCGGGTGTGAGCAATGCCTATTTTTTACGAACAGCGGTGAATGCAAAAAGAAAGTTTGAAGGCAAAGAAGAGCTTAACGCTGCAGAATTTTTACGCGAAGCAAAGCGTCTGGCAACGGAACTCGGAATGAAACCTGAGCTCATTACCCGTTCACTCAACGAGGGTTTTTCGGGCGGCGAGAAAAAACGAAACGAAACACTGCAGATGCTGATGCTTGAACCTGATTTTATTATTTTGGATGAGATTGATTCCGGACTTGATATTGATGCTCTGCGGGCAGTAAGTGAGGGGATTAACAAAATCAGAGATGAGAAAAGAACCTTTTTGATTATCACACATTACAGCAGAATTCTTGAGTATGTGAAACCTGACTATGTGCATGTTCTCAAAGACGGCAGAATTGTTAAAACTGCGGGTCCTGAACTTGTGGCAGAGTTGGAAGAGAAGGGATATACAACTCTTGAGGAGTTTTAA